One window of Cygnus olor isolate bCygOlo1 chromosome 28, bCygOlo1.pri.v2, whole genome shotgun sequence genomic DNA carries:
- the RNF115 gene encoding E3 ubiquitin-protein ligase RNF115 isoform X2 has product MAEASAAAAVSQHRFFCHSCKGEVSPKLPEYTCPRCESGFIEEVTDDSSFLDGSGVDDSPSTQFAELWDHLDHTMFFPDFRPFLSSGSLDQDGRDNERGHQAHADLWGPSRPPRLPMTRRYRSRGSSRPDRSPAIEGIIQQIFAGFFANSALPGSQHPFSWSGMLHSNPGDYAWGQSGLDAIVTQLLGQLENTGPPPADKEKISSLPTVTVTQEQVDTGLECPVCKEDYTVAEQVRQLPCNHFFHSNCIVPWLELHDTCPVCRKSLNGEDSTRQAQNPEASASNSFSSESQLHDRWTF; this is encoded by the exons ATGGCGGAGGCCTCGGCGGCGGCCGCCGTGTCCCAGCACCGCTTCTTCTGCCACAGCTGCAAGGGGGAGGTCAGCCCCAAGCTGCCG gagTACACGTGCCCGAGGTGCGAGTCCGGCTTCATCGAAGAGGTCACGGATGACTCCAG TTTTCTAGACGGCAGCGGCGTAGACGACAGCCCGTCCACGCAGTTCGCAGAG ctTTGGGACCACTTGGACCACACGATGTTCTTCCCCGACTTCCGACCCTTCCTGAGCAGCGGCTCGCTGGACCAAGACGGCAGGGACAACGAGAGGGGCCACCAAGCCCACGCCGACCTCTGGGGGCCCAGCCGCCCCCCGCGGTTGCCCATGACGCGGAGGTACCGCTCCCGGGGCAGCTCGCGCCCCGACAGGTCTCCTGCCATCGAGGG AATAATACAGCAGATCTTCGCGGGGTTTTTCGCAAACTCGGCGCTTCCCGGCTCGCAGCACCCGTTCTCCTG GAGCGGGATGCTGCACTCGAACCCTGGGGACTACGCGTGGGGACAGAGCGGCCTCGATGCCATCGTCACCCAG CTCTTGGGACAGTTGGAAAACACGGGACCACCCCCGGCCGACAAAGAGAAGatctcctctctccccacagTGACAGTAACTCAGGAACAAGTCG ATACGGGCTTGGAGTGTCCCGTGTGTAAGGAGGACTACACGGTGGCCGAGCAGGTGCGGCAGTTACCCTGCAATCACTTCTTCCACAGCAACTGCATCGTGCCGTGGTTAGAGCTG CACGACACGTGTCCGGTGTGCAGGAAGAGCTTAAACGGCGAGGACTCGACCCGGCAAGCACAGAACCCCGAGGCCTCAGCGAGCAACAGCTTCAGCAGTGAAAGCCAGCTACACGACCGATGGACTTTCTGA
- the RNF115 gene encoding E3 ubiquitin-protein ligase RNF115 isoform X1, which produces MTPGPAVPSPLSPRSRGAARATRPGAVVWALPPPPPPPASHRTPWPQIPEGKRRRVRGAPRGQAAFGVGAGGGFTAWSSARGRGIPCTRWVHGKQQQQQQQHRRHRAPPRHGRAPPPPPPPRPGRCIGAPRDTPRPCPAAGAARTPFARPSLARGTRGPCCWRGSPRLSSRFSGGGPCSHQLFLSSFLDGSGVDDSPSTQFAELWDHLDHTMFFPDFRPFLSSGSLDQDGRDNERGHQAHADLWGPSRPPRLPMTRRYRSRGSSRPDRSPAIEGIIQQIFAGFFANSALPGSQHPFSWSGMLHSNPGDYAWGQSGLDAIVTQLLGQLENTGPPPADKEKISSLPTVTVTQEQVDTGLECPVCKEDYTVAEQVRQLPCNHFFHSNCIVPWLELHDTCPVCRKSLNGEDSTRQAQNPEASASNSFSSESQLHDRWTF; this is translated from the exons ATGACTCCAG GTCCCGCCGTCCCGTCCCCTCTGTCCCCGCGGAGCAGAGGAGCAGCGAGAGCTACTCGCCCCGGCGCGGTGGTTTgggctcttcctcctcctcctcctcctcctgcttctcaCCGCACGCCTTGGCCCCAAATCCCCGAGGGAAAACGCCGCCGCGTGCGGGGCGCCCCCCGAGGCCAGGCCGCTTTTGGGgtcggggcggggggaggcttCACGGCTTGGAGCAGCGCCCGAGGCCGCGGGATCCCCTGCACCCGCTGGGTCCAcggcaagcagcagcagcagcagcagcagcaccggcGGCACCGAGCACCCCCACGGCacggccgtgccccccccccccccccccccccccgccccgggcggTGCATCGGGGCCCCGCGGGACACCCCGCGCCCTTGccccgcagcaggagcagctcgcACGCCGTTTGCTCGCCCCTCTCTCGCTCGGGGCACGCGGGGACCGTGCTGCTGgcggggctccccccggctCTCCTCGCGGTTTtcggggggggggccctgctCTCACCAGCTCTTCCTCTCCAGTTTTCTAGACGGCAGCGGCGTAGACGACAGCCCGTCCACGCAGTTCGCAGAG ctTTGGGACCACTTGGACCACACGATGTTCTTCCCCGACTTCCGACCCTTCCTGAGCAGCGGCTCGCTGGACCAAGACGGCAGGGACAACGAGAGGGGCCACCAAGCCCACGCCGACCTCTGGGGGCCCAGCCGCCCCCCGCGGTTGCCCATGACGCGGAGGTACCGCTCCCGGGGCAGCTCGCGCCCCGACAGGTCTCCTGCCATCGAGGG AATAATACAGCAGATCTTCGCGGGGTTTTTCGCAAACTCGGCGCTTCCCGGCTCGCAGCACCCGTTCTCCTG GAGCGGGATGCTGCACTCGAACCCTGGGGACTACGCGTGGGGACAGAGCGGCCTCGATGCCATCGTCACCCAG CTCTTGGGACAGTTGGAAAACACGGGACCACCCCCGGCCGACAAAGAGAAGatctcctctctccccacagTGACAGTAACTCAGGAACAAGTCG ATACGGGCTTGGAGTGTCCCGTGTGTAAGGAGGACTACACGGTGGCCGAGCAGGTGCGGCAGTTACCCTGCAATCACTTCTTCCACAGCAACTGCATCGTGCCGTGGTTAGAGCTG CACGACACGTGTCCGGTGTGCAGGAAGAGCTTAAACGGCGAGGACTCGACCCGGCAAGCACAGAACCCCGAGGCCTCAGCGAGCAACAGCTTCAGCAGTGAAAGCCAGCTACACGACCGATGGACTTTCTGA
- the ITGA10 gene encoding integrin alpha-10, with translation SVPDLNHDGFNDAVVGAPLEDGHRGAVYVYHGAPGTLLPHYKQRIEAAALGRGGLLYFGRSLDARLDLDGDGLVDLAVGAQGAAVLLRSRQIVQVNTTLSVEPPAINVIQKNCRRGGVGAVCLRARVCFRAATRARGQRDRDIELRYNVSLEERAGGARAAFDSGARRLLQRRAELSLGRQSCLRFPFHVLDTTDYLRPLSFTVRLALADPGGPVLDEKSPSTVRKLIPFFKDCGEDDECLADLVLRATMDIAGDGQSPHVLRKGRRKAVLDVVLENKGENAYNASLLLRFSGNLLFSSLVLQDTSPVKLECTALGGHRRLCSISYPVFRSMAKVSFALEFEFSCSVLLGRAEVSLEATSDSAEATPQDNGVQISAPIRYEPDLFLSSEANLHRYEVHPLGTFPHGPGPEFKTTVKVQNLGCYPVRNLTLRMALPALGYRRAAFLSVTRILADNATCELHGPAQEPRRGGPAPVVPVHPEDLLRVDRLDCSNAWCQELSCALGRLERGGEVSVHVLRAIHNDFFRAAKFRSVRIVSTAALGVPGGSALVLGEAAQRRETVLEIIQAKRVPISLWILVGSILGGLLLLALIIFCLWRLGFFTRKKLPEEKEEKEEQ, from the exons TCTGTCCCCGACCTCAACCACGACGGCTTCAACGACGCCGTGGTGGGGGCCCCGCTGGAGGACGGGCACCGCGGCGCCGTCTACGTCTACCACGGCGCCCCCGGCACCCTCCTGCCCCACTACAAGCAG CGCATCGAGGCGGCGGCgctgggccggggggggctcctgTACTTCGGGCGCAGCCTGGACGCGCGGCTCGACCTGGACGGCGACGGGCTGGTGGACCTGGCCGTGGGGGCGCAGGGGGCGGCCGTGCTGCTGCG CTCCCGGCAGATCGTCCAGGTCAACACCACGCTGTCGGTGGAGCCCCCGGCCATCAACGTCATCCAGAAGAACTGCCGGCGTGGCGGCGTCGGCGCCGTCTGCCTGCGGGCCAGGGTCTGCTTCCGCGCCGCCACCCGGGCACGGGGACAGCGGGACAGGGACATCG AGCTCCGGTACAACGTGTCCCTGGAGgagcgggcggggggggcccgggcCGCCTTCGACTCGGGCGCCCGGCGGCTGCTGCAGCGGCGCGCGGAGCTCTCgctgggcaggcagagctgcctccGCTTCCCCTTCCACGTCCTG GACACCACGGATTACCTGCGGCCCCTCAGCTTCACCGTGCGGCTGGCGCTGGCTGACCCCGGGGGCCCGGTGCTGGATGAGAAGTCCCCCAGCACCGTCCGCAAGCTG ATCCCCTTCTTCAAGGACTGCGGGGAGGACGACGAGTGCCTCGCGGACCTGGTGCTGCGCGCCACCATGGACATCGCCGGGGACGG gcagagcccccaCGTCCTGCgcaagggcaggaggaaggcggtgctggacgtggtgctggaGAACAAGGGCGAGAACGCCTACAACGCCAGCCTGCTCCTGCGCTTCTCCGGCaacctgctcttctccagcctcGTGCTCCAg gACACAAGCCCGGTGAAGCTGGAGTGCACCGCGCTGGGGGGCCACCGCCGGCTCTGCAGCATCAGCTACCCCGTCTTCCGCTCGATGGCCAAG GTCTCTTTCGCGCTGGAGTTCGAGTTCAGCTGCTCGGTGCTGCTCGGCCGAGCGGAGGTCAGCCTGGAGGCCACCAG CGACAGCGCCGAGGCCACGCCACAGGACAACGGGGTCCAAATCTCCGCTCCCATCCGCTACGAGCCCGACCTCTTCCTCTccag CGAGGCCAACCTGCACCGCTACGAGGTGCACCCGCTCGGCACCTTCCCCCACGGCCCCGGGCCCGAATTCAAGACCACGGTGAAG GTGCAAAACCTGGGCTGCTACCCGGTGCGCAACCTCACCCTGCGCATGGCCCTGCCGGCCCTCGGCTACCGCCGCGCCGCCTTCCTCTCCGTCACCCGCATCCTCGCCGACAAC GCCACGTGCGAGCTGCACGGCCCCGCTCAGGAGCCACGCAGGGGGGGTCCAGCCCCCGTGGTCCCCGTGCACCCCGAAGACCTGCTGCGCGTGGACAGGCTG gacTGCAGCAACGCCTGGtgccaggagctgagctgcGCCCTGGGGCGGCTGGAGCGCGGCGGCGAGGTCTCCGTCCACGTCCTGCGCGCCATCCACAACGACTTCTTCCGCGCG GCTAAATTCCGGAGCGTGAGGATCGTCAGCACGGCTGCgctgggggtcccggggggcaGCGcgctggtgctgggggaggcggCTCAGCGCAGGGAG ACGGTGCTTGAAATCATCCAGGCCAAGCGGGTGCCCATCTCCCTGTGGATCCTGGTGGGCAGCAtcctgggggggctgctcctgctggcgCTCATCATCTTCTGCCTGTGGAGG CTCGGCTTCTTCACCCGCAAGAAGCTCCcggaggagaaggaggagaaggaggagcagTGA